The following proteins are encoded in a genomic region of Diadema setosum chromosome 10, eeDiaSeto1, whole genome shotgun sequence:
- the LOC140233689 gene encoding monocarboxylate transporter 7-like, translated as MSAFKSNVEKVKLWFRKKWGWVVTFAAFVAFFALFGMLYSYGILFVALKEDLGSGASPTSWVGSIAIGFHTLGSFISNPLIARFGSRLIASIGLVMCVGSLVITSFMPSIMPMFFTFSVLFGIGINMVLIASISLILKYFPKKNCSRATSMALIGTTSGMLAMNLFIFYLVTNLGWRNMLRVMAGIILALGIPSISTYSQPPTPPTEVAEEAEKKKPLAATEPAPSKAAIAKAAEAEGLMSPSSSSQESETKQTTEVRMNEKEVKVQIQGKKPTRMETVKRCLVILTYPEIYFLALGLMGCAMTMSFYYVSMVNFMTTAGIQESMCAIIMTVIAVAEVFGKICLSAFGDHLPFPKIYLFVIASLLGIGVMFGLMAAKSIAAMMCIAVVTGFFIMTVFDALPYSICNQVFGAARSVESCTVILIANGLGLILGSLFGESVDRTGSYDDAIYASVGIYCVATLLYLLVPLYQRCFASDRYIMARTKPKSEDEADSMGPFESWIFNPPPIETTELYFDIESSV; from the exons atgtctGCCTTCAAGAGTAACGTGGAAAAAGTGAAGCTGTGGTTCCGTAAGAAATGGGGCTGGGTGGTCACCTTCGCTGCCTTTGTGGCCTTCTTTGCCCTCTTCGGGATGCTCTACTCCTATGGCATCCTCTTTGTGGCACTCAAGGAGGACCTCGGAAGCGGAGCATCGCCAACAA GCTGGGTCGGCTCCATCGCCATCGGGTTCCACACGCTGGGCAGCTTCATCTCCAACCCGCTCATCGCCCGCTTCGGCTCCCGTCTCATCGCCAGCATCGGCCTCGTCATGTGCGTGGGCTCCCTGGTCATCACCTCCTTCATGCCCAGCATCATGCCGATGTTCTTCACCTTCAGCGTCCTCTTCGGCATCGGAATCAACATGGTGCTCATTGCCTCCATCAGTCTCATCCTCAAGTACTTCCCGAAGAAGAACTGCTCCCGAGCAACCAGTATGGCCTTGATCGGAACAACGTcag GAATGCTTGCCATGAATCTGTTCATCTTCTACCTCGTCACCAACCTGGGCTGGAGGAACATGTTGAGGGTGATGGCCGGCATCATCCTCGCACTCGGCATCCCTTCCATCTCGACGTACAGCCAGCCGCCAACCCCGCCCACCGAGGTCGCCGAGGAGGCCGAGAAGAAAAAGCCGCTCGCCGCTACCGAGCCCGCCCCGAGCAAGGCAGCTATCGCCAAGGCAGCCGAGGCGGAGGGCCTCATGTcgccctcctcctcctcgcaGGAGTCGGAGACCAAGCAGACGACGGAAGTGAGGATGAATGAGAAAGAGGTTAAAGTTCAGATTCAGGGCAAGAAGCCGACCCGGATGGAGACTGTTAAGAGGTGTCTGGTGATCCTGACCTATCCGGAAATCTACTTCCTCGCCCTTGGCCTGATGGGATGTGCAATGACAATGAGCTTCTATTACGTCAGTATG GTGAACTTCATGACCACGGCTGGTATCCAGGAGTCCATGTGCGCCATCATCATGACCGTCATCGCCGTGGCCGAGGTCTTCGGGAAGATCTGCCTCTCCGCCTTCGGCGACCACCTGCCCTTTCCCAAGATCTACCTCTTCGTCATCGCCAGCCTTCTCGGTATCGGGGTCATGTTCGGTTTGATGGCCGCCAAGTCCATCGCAGCTATGATGTGCATTGCTGTCG TGACGGGATTTTTCATCATGACCGTGTTCGACGCCCTGCCGTACTCAATCTGCAACCAGGTGTTCGGTGCTGCCCGCAGCGTCGAGTCCTGCACAGTCATCCTCATCGCCAATGGCCTCGGCCTGATTCTCGGCTCTCTGTTCG GTGAGAGTGTCGATCGAACAGGTTCCTATGATGACGCCATCTACGCCAGCGTCGGGATATACTGTGTAGCAACTCTCCTCTATCTCCTTGTGCCGCTCTACCAGCGGTGTTTCGCCTCGGACCGCTACATCATGGCGAGAACCAAGCCCAAATCTGAGGACGAAGCCGACAGCATGGGACCGTTCGAGTCGTGGATCTTCAACCCGCCGCCCATCGAGACCACGGAGCTCTACTTTGACATCGAGTCCTCGGTCTGA